A single genomic interval of Fibrobacter sp. UWB13 harbors:
- the carB gene encoding carbamoyl-phosphate synthase large subunit — MKIEGIDKVLIIGSGPIVIGQACEFDYSGTQACKALREQGYKIVLVNSNPATIMTDPVMADATYIEPLNVARLTQIIEKERPQALLPNLGGQTGLNLASALSKAGVLDKYGVKVIGVNLDAIERGEDREIFKETMQKLGIDTPRSGICHSVEEAEKIVSEIGYPVVVRPAYTMGGAGGGFCYNVEELRTICSNGLELSMTHQCLIEESILGWEELEVEVVRDSKNQMIAICFIENIDPVGVHTGDSFCAAPFLTIDKKLEEELKEKAFKIVESIGVIGGTNVQFAHDPKTGRVVIIEINPRTSRSSALASKATGFPIALISAKLAAGLTLDQIPYWRDGSLEKYTPSGDYVVLKFARWAFEKFRGVDDCLGTQMKAVGEVMAIGKTYKETLQKAIRGLENGRSGLGFAKDFNKKSKEELLEMMKTASSERHFQMYEAIRKGATDEEIFAATYEKAYFVQQMRELVELEEEMLKTPGRLPADELLVKAKKDGFSDKYIAKILGIREKDVRKKRTELGVVEGWCAVPVSGVENQFYYYSTYNCKDESTASNNPKKIMILGGGPNRIGQGIEFDYCCCHAAMALRELGYETIMVNCNPETVSTDYDTSDKLYFEPVSLEDVLQIYHKEKPAGVIVQFGGQTPLNIARALSDEGVKILGTSIDSIDIAEDRDLFRKMMDQLGIPMPESGMATNIDEALACVKQIGGYPVMIRPSFVLGGRGMEVIYDENMLREYVAKAVGVTPDRPLLIDRFLHNALECEADALSDGEHVYIPSVMEHVELAGVHSGDSACIIPPVTITKENLATIKDYTRKIAEALHVCGLMNMQYAIEDGKVFVLEANPRASRTVPLVSKVCNTQMARLATRLMLGAKLEDLKLKDKKFNHHGAKEAVFPFDKFPKVDPVLGPEMRSTGEVLGLSDDYALAYYKSQEAAGSFLPNEGAVLISLSDKVNLSEQAIEIGKEFQKLGFKIYATEGTAKFYEKAGVKCEVVNKIAEGRPNVLDIILNKQVNLIINTPWAKRDAIKDESAIRKAAIKYKVPYITTLAGAYNTVKGIAAARNGHGAVKSLQEYHASIEEI; from the coding sequence ATGAAGATTGAAGGCATCGACAAAGTCCTTATCATCGGTTCTGGCCCGATCGTGATCGGTCAGGCTTGCGAATTCGACTATTCCGGCACCCAGGCTTGCAAGGCCCTGCGCGAACAGGGTTACAAGATTGTGCTCGTGAACTCTAACCCGGCTACCATCATGACCGACCCGGTCATGGCCGATGCCACCTACATCGAACCGCTGAACGTCGCCCGCCTCACCCAGATTATCGAAAAGGAACGCCCGCAGGCACTCCTCCCGAACTTGGGCGGTCAGACCGGCTTGAACCTCGCCTCTGCTTTGAGCAAGGCCGGCGTGCTGGACAAGTACGGCGTGAAGGTGATCGGTGTGAACCTCGACGCTATCGAACGCGGCGAAGACCGTGAAATCTTCAAGGAAACCATGCAGAAGCTCGGCATCGACACCCCGCGCTCCGGCATTTGCCACTCTGTGGAAGAAGCCGAAAAGATCGTTTCCGAAATCGGCTACCCGGTTGTGGTTCGCCCGGCATACACCATGGGCGGTGCAGGCGGCGGTTTCTGCTACAATGTGGAAGAACTCCGCACCATTTGCTCTAACGGTCTTGAACTCTCCATGACGCACCAGTGCCTCATCGAAGAATCCATCCTCGGTTGGGAAGAGCTGGAAGTCGAAGTCGTGCGTGACTCCAAGAACCAGATGATTGCCATCTGCTTCATCGAAAACATCGACCCGGTGGGCGTGCATACCGGCGACTCCTTCTGCGCAGCCCCGTTCCTCACCATCGACAAGAAGCTCGAAGAAGAACTGAAGGAAAAGGCCTTCAAGATTGTGGAATCTATCGGCGTGATTGGCGGTACCAACGTGCAGTTCGCTCACGACCCGAAGACCGGCCGTGTGGTGATTATCGAAATCAACCCGCGTACCAGCCGCTCCTCCGCTCTTGCTTCGAAGGCTACCGGCTTCCCGATCGCTCTCATTTCTGCAAAGCTCGCCGCAGGCCTCACCCTCGACCAGATTCCGTACTGGCGCGATGGAAGCCTCGAAAAGTACACCCCGAGCGGTGACTACGTGGTGCTCAAGTTCGCTCGCTGGGCATTTGAAAAGTTCCGCGGCGTCGATGACTGCCTCGGCACCCAGATGAAGGCCGTGGGCGAAGTCATGGCTATCGGCAAGACCTACAAGGAAACCCTCCAGAAGGCTATTCGCGGTCTCGAAAACGGTCGCTCCGGCCTCGGCTTTGCGAAGGACTTCAACAAGAAGAGCAAGGAAGAGCTCCTCGAAATGATGAAGACCGCTTCTTCCGAACGCCACTTCCAGATGTACGAAGCCATCCGCAAGGGCGCTACCGACGAAGAAATCTTCGCCGCCACCTACGAAAAGGCCTACTTCGTGCAGCAGATGCGCGAACTCGTGGAACTCGAAGAAGAAATGCTCAAGACTCCGGGCCGCCTGCCTGCTGACGAACTCCTCGTCAAGGCCAAGAAAGACGGCTTCAGCGACAAGTACATCGCGAAGATCCTCGGCATCCGTGAAAAGGACGTGCGCAAGAAGCGTACGGAACTCGGCGTGGTCGAAGGCTGGTGTGCAGTGCCGGTGAGCGGTGTTGAAAACCAGTTCTACTACTACAGCACCTACAACTGCAAGGACGAATCTACCGCTTCCAACAACCCGAAGAAGATCATGATTCTCGGCGGTGGCCCGAACAGAATCGGCCAGGGCATCGAATTCGACTACTGCTGCTGCCACGCTGCAATGGCTCTTCGCGAACTGGGTTACGAAACCATCATGGTGAACTGCAACCCTGAAACGGTTTCTACCGACTACGATACCAGCGACAAGCTGTACTTCGAACCGGTTTCTTTGGAAGACGTTCTGCAGATCTATCATAAGGAAAAGCCGGCCGGCGTGATCGTGCAGTTCGGTGGCCAGACTCCGCTGAACATCGCCCGCGCCCTTAGCGACGAAGGCGTCAAGATTCTCGGTACGAGCATCGACTCCATCGATATCGCCGAAGACCGCGACTTGTTCCGCAAGATGATGGATCAGCTCGGCATCCCGATGCCGGAAAGCGGCATGGCCACGAACATCGACGAAGCCCTCGCTTGCGTCAAGCAGATTGGCGGCTACCCGGTGATGATCCGCCCGAGCTTCGTGCTTGGCGGCCGCGGCATGGAAGTCATCTACGACGAGAACATGCTCCGCGAATACGTGGCGAAGGCCGTGGGCGTGACCCCGGATCGTCCGCTCCTCATCGACCGCTTCCTCCACAACGCTTTGGAATGCGAAGCCGACGCCCTCTCTGACGGCGAACATGTTTACATCCCGTCCGTGATGGAACACGTCGAACTTGCCGGTGTCCACTCCGGTGACTCCGCTTGCATTATCCCGCCGGTGACCATCACGAAGGAAAACTTGGCAACCATCAAGGATTACACCCGTAAGATTGCCGAAGCCCTCCACGTGTGTGGCCTCATGAACATGCAGTACGCCATCGAAGACGGCAAGGTGTTCGTCCTCGAAGCCAACCCGCGTGCATCCCGCACGGTGCCGCTGGTCTCCAAGGTTTGTAACACCCAGATGGCCCGCCTCGCGACCCGCCTGATGCTCGGTGCCAAGCTCGAAGACCTTAAGCTCAAGGACAAGAAGTTCAACCACCACGGTGCCAAGGAAGCCGTGTTCCCGTTCGACAAGTTCCCGAAGGTGGACCCGGTTCTCGGCCCCGAAATGCGCTCCACGGGTGAAGTGCTCGGCCTCTCCGACGACTACGCCCTCGCTTACTACAAGAGCCAGGAAGCCGCAGGTTCCTTCCTCCCGAACGAAGGCGCCGTGCTTATCAGCCTCTCCGACAAGGTTAACTTGTCTGAACAGGCAATTGAAATCGGCAAGGAATTCCAGAAGCTCGGCTTCAAGATTTACGCTACCGAAGGCACCGCCAAGTTCTACGAGAAGGCCGGCGTCAAGTGCGAAGTGGTGAACAAGATCGCCGAAGGCCGCCCGAACGTTCTCGACATCATCCTGAACAAGCAGGTGAACCTCATCATCAACACGCCGTGGGCAAAGCGCGACGCCATCAAGGACGAAAGCGCCATCCGCAAGGCCGCCATCAAGTACAAGGTGCCTTACATCACGACCCTCGCCGGTGCTTACAACACCGTGAAGGGCATCGCCGCTGCAAGGAACGGACATGGTGCAGTGAAGAGCCTGCAAGAGTACCACGCAAGCATTGAAGAGATTTAA
- a CDS encoding HU family DNA-binding protein, with translation MNKQDLIEAVLANKEAGIESKAAAARAIDAVLDGIAAGIKKDGNVQLIGFGTFTVKARAARTGRNPQTGATIKIKASKTVGFKAGAALKETAAKNKPAKK, from the coding sequence ATGAACAAACAAGATCTTATTGAAGCTGTGCTCGCTAACAAGGAAGCTGGCATTGAATCTAAGGCTGCTGCTGCTCGTGCTATCGACGCCGTTCTCGACGGTATCGCTGCTGGCATCAAGAAGGACGGCAACGTTCAGCTCATCGGTTTCGGTACTTTCACTGTGAAGGCTCGTGCTGCTCGTACTGGTCGTAACCCGCAGACTGGTGCAACCATCAAGATCAAGGCTTCCAAGACTGTTGGCTTCAAGGCTGGTGCAGCTCTCAAGGAAACCGCTGCTAAGAACAAGCCGGCTAAGAAGTAA
- a CDS encoding AI-2E family transporter: MQRNWTLDRVMRYVLIAAAVAVTLVVLNYLSGVLFPFFAAFLIAYIMDPLVCRLQIKFRYRVIAVVVVLLGAAIIIGGCMYFFIPKVMHEVQYLGTLISKIFTDSTWSDRIMTFLPADMWASVKTMISWNSIAEAMESLDVWSVVQTVSDRILPGAWDILSKTSTIVMGISSAAVVFMYLVFIMLDMHKIRKGIRRLIPRRYRREAGEFASSTDKFMGTYFRAQSMVAFTVGVLYAIGFSVMGLPMGMAFGLFSGALNMIPYMQLTTIPLALLLAVVYALDKGMPFWEVAIIILAIYLVVQIIQDFFLVPHIVGKSMNLPPVGILLSLSIWGKLLGFLGLLVAIPFTCICLVYVEKLRTRADQYVEDAGRLAPKA; the protein is encoded by the coding sequence ATGCAAAGAAATTGGACGCTTGATAGGGTAATGCGCTATGTGCTGATTGCAGCTGCAGTCGCCGTTACTCTTGTTGTATTGAATTATCTGAGTGGAGTTTTGTTCCCGTTTTTTGCGGCGTTCTTGATTGCCTATATCATGGACCCGCTTGTTTGCCGGTTGCAAATAAAATTCCGTTATCGCGTGATTGCCGTGGTGGTCGTGCTTTTGGGTGCCGCTATTATTATTGGCGGTTGTATGTATTTCTTTATCCCGAAAGTCATGCATGAAGTCCAGTATCTGGGAACGCTCATTTCGAAAATCTTTACGGACTCCACTTGGAGTGATCGAATCATGACGTTCTTGCCTGCGGATATGTGGGCATCTGTGAAGACGATGATTTCTTGGAATAGCATTGCCGAGGCGATGGAATCGCTTGACGTGTGGAGCGTGGTGCAGACGGTATCGGACCGCATTCTTCCGGGCGCTTGGGACATTCTTTCGAAGACATCTACGATTGTCATGGGTATTTCCAGTGCGGCTGTCGTGTTTATGTACCTTGTCTTCATTATGCTTGACATGCATAAAATCAGGAAGGGCATTCGCCGCTTGATCCCGAGACGTTACCGCCGTGAAGCTGGTGAATTCGCTAGCTCTACGGACAAATTTATGGGAACGTACTTCCGTGCTCAATCCATGGTCGCCTTTACGGTTGGCGTTTTGTATGCAATTGGCTTTAGCGTGATGGGACTCCCGATGGGGATGGCGTTTGGACTTTTCTCCGGGGCATTGAACATGATCCCTTACATGCAGCTCACGACTATCCCGCTCGCCTTACTACTGGCGGTGGTTTACGCTTTGGACAAGGGCATGCCGTTTTGGGAAGTGGCAATTATCATCCTTGCGATTTACCTTGTTGTACAGATTATCCAGGACTTCTTTTTGGTGCCGCACATTGTCGGTAAGTCCATGAATTTGCCGCCTGTAGGGATCCTTCTGTCGCTCTCGATTTGGGGCAAGTTGCTTGGCTTTTTGGGACTTTTGGTGGCGATTCCCTTTACGTGCATATGCCTTGTCTATGTAGAGAAATTAAGGACTAGAGCCGACCAGTACGTAGAAGATGCGGGCAGACTGGCTCCCAAGGCTTGA
- a CDS encoding CIA30 family protein: MKKSYTILAIIAIIVVAIYVMLPKERFAETVFPLGDGAKVSAFDDNAAGGTSAVQFKASDSLTSFQCALGTDEKKPTWCGLVFDFDPAGEKKFHNWKNVDTLYMDLDIAGTDEILVKVWTYDPDVTDLQKSNTFKLLLKEVPVKTGRNKIAIPFEHFYIPDFWYDDLGVKRSKNRLHHESVARVEISAGWKQPRGKNFVVNVREIFASGISNTAYGIFLFMILGLMIVAIGRSHPVKEYDEKK, encoded by the coding sequence ATGAAAAAATCCTATACGATTTTAGCAATCATTGCGATTATTGTTGTTGCCATCTATGTAATGCTTCCGAAAGAGCGATTTGCTGAAACGGTGTTTCCACTAGGGGATGGTGCAAAAGTATCTGCATTTGACGATAATGCGGCCGGGGGAACGTCTGCTGTCCAGTTTAAAGCTTCGGATTCCCTAACCTCGTTCCAGTGTGCTCTTGGCACTGACGAAAAGAAACCGACTTGGTGCGGACTTGTATTTGACTTTGACCCGGCGGGCGAAAAGAAATTCCACAACTGGAAAAATGTCGATACGCTTTATATGGACCTTGATATCGCCGGGACAGATGAAATCCTTGTGAAAGTCTGGACGTATGACCCAGATGTGACGGATTTGCAGAAGTCTAATACGTTCAAGTTGCTATTGAAAGAAGTCCCTGTGAAGACCGGACGCAATAAGATTGCCATCCCGTTTGAACATTTCTACATCCCGGACTTTTGGTATGACGATCTTGGAGTCAAGCGCTCGAAAAACCGCTTGCATCACGAAAGCGTTGCGCGTGTGGAAATTTCTGCAGGGTGGAAACAGCCTCGTGGAAAGAACTTTGTCGTAAATGTCCGAGAAATTTTTGCAAGCGGTATAAGCAATACGGCTTACGGAATCTTCTTGTTCATGATTCTTGGGCTTATGATCGTGGCGATTGGACGTAGCCACCCTGTGAAGGAGTATGATGAAAAAAAGTAG
- a CDS encoding tetratricopeptide repeat protein gives MAKVVQITAENFEEEVIKASETRAVAILFSSAEYPDCAPYSQLAGQLSTSMDFTLGVVSCDDRENMRLIQMFRVQSVPEIHVVDKGQIADVIQGVLPEADLKKRLEKFYVSEEARFQTALEDAIAQKNFDQALPMLDEALAKNPNDKKLQLLWAKASLGLGDTAKAKDILSKFVESDDQYREAKSLLELLDFHAEVAKKDVQGKEAIVYHEACKLACEEDFESALQAFLNLYVEAPEWNDGAAKKAMLTLFGVLGPKHELTWKYRAKLNTMMFI, from the coding sequence ATGGCTAAAGTAGTTCAAATTACAGCAGAAAATTTTGAAGAAGAGGTCATCAAGGCCTCTGAAACGCGCGCTGTCGCGATTCTTTTCTCCTCCGCAGAATACCCGGATTGCGCCCCGTACTCCCAGTTGGCAGGTCAGCTTTCCACAAGCATGGACTTTACGCTCGGCGTCGTAAGCTGCGATGACCGCGAAAACATGCGCCTCATCCAGATGTTCCGCGTGCAGTCCGTCCCCGAAATTCACGTGGTCGATAAAGGCCAAATTGCAGACGTCATCCAGGGCGTGCTCCCCGAAGCCGATCTCAAGAAGCGTCTCGAAAAGTTCTACGTCTCCGAAGAAGCCCGTTTCCAGACGGCTCTTGAAGACGCCATTGCACAAAAGAACTTCGACCAAGCGCTCCCGATGCTTGACGAAGCTCTCGCCAAGAACCCAAACGACAAGAAGCTCCAGCTCCTGTGGGCAAAGGCAAGTCTTGGTCTCGGCGATACCGCAAAGGCAAAAGACATTCTCTCCAAGTTTGTCGAAAGCGACGACCAGTACCGCGAAGCCAAATCGCTCTTGGAACTTCTCGACTTCCACGCCGAAGTCGCCAAGAAAGATGTCCAAGGTAAAGAAGCCATCGTCTATCACGAAGCTTGCAAGCTCGCCTGCGAAGAAGATTTCGAAAGTGCACTCCAGGCATTCCTGAACTTGTACGTCGAAGCTCCGGAATGGAACGACGGCGCCGCCAAGAAGGCAATGCTCACGCTCTTCGGCGTTCTCGGTCCGAAGCACGAACTCACCTGGAAGTACCGCGCAAAGCTCAACACGATGATGTTTATCTAA
- a CDS encoding FISUMP domain-containing protein — protein MNKKYALAVATTFLAAGSAFAAQSGDRTVITCSFDDMFGNSCYWRCPDMEDTYRTEKKDDRCANVLYRCVNYPRSFMRSSVGSSEIWITPDRYNYYFGKLPQEFDCSISEEERAAQMLRPTQPVQQNTYASNKYQNTSTYDESRNLLIDNRDGERYTTVKIGGRVWMAENLKFRLPDSYCYENNTQNCETYGRLYTWNAARKACPDGWSLPMGDDLNYQDFNLNGFRVLDGGYYVDGERFIDIGNRAFFWLGDDKGSDRADAMSFRGQNLETFSFQGRKANGYSVRCIQNWEAACKDRLGSVMDNSGKTYRTLKVGDQTWMAEDVILDRLDEMEARNLNRGCPRGWHVPEQAEYEQLFSKASEFDIHANDKRARKNRDAKENPCSLNFDFKRGYWTSSKNGNEMTYVDWKYNAIREKGTPYFKHGDAYTNKLRCVKDGSSYGAPKPQVTTSQAGAKPTAQANPAKNAANKTVLEKFILQGVTFGVGQSRFTRESTDGLNRLASHLGNYHGKTIEIVSHTDNLDRPERSRVLALKRAEEVKSYLVTAGLSKQDIIATGKGGDEPLVPNTTPDNRMKNNRIEIFVYSYDAPAQAAQPQQKKAQPAPEAAPKKCKERDMANNKLGECYSYQEGSKDHRRCMAAYKNLLNLANSKCK, from the coding sequence ATGAATAAAAAGTACGCTCTAGCTGTAGCTACCACTTTCCTTGCTGCTGGATCGGCGTTTGCCGCTCAGTCTGGTGACAGAACTGTGATTACTTGTAGCTTTGACGACATGTTCGGTAATTCGTGCTATTGGCGCTGCCCGGATATGGAGGATACGTATAGAACGGAAAAGAAAGACGATCGTTGTGCCAATGTGCTTTACAGATGCGTCAATTATCCGCGTTCTTTTATGCGTTCTTCTGTCGGCAGTAGTGAAATCTGGATTACGCCGGACAGGTATAATTACTATTTCGGAAAGCTTCCGCAGGAATTTGATTGCAGTATTTCTGAAGAGGAACGCGCGGCACAGATGTTGCGCCCGACTCAGCCTGTTCAGCAGAATACGTATGCTTCGAATAAGTACCAGAATACTTCGACGTATGACGAATCGAGAAATTTGTTGATCGATAACCGCGATGGCGAACGCTATACGACGGTGAAGATTGGTGGTCGCGTCTGGATGGCGGAAAACTTGAAGTTCCGTTTGCCGGATAGCTACTGCTATGAAAACAATACCCAGAATTGCGAAACTTACGGTAGACTTTACACGTGGAATGCTGCAAGGAAGGCTTGCCCCGATGGTTGGAGCCTGCCGATGGGCGATGACCTCAACTACCAGGACTTTAATCTGAATGGTTTTAGAGTTTTGGATGGTGGCTACTATGTCGATGGCGAACGTTTCATTGACATTGGCAACCGCGCCTTCTTCTGGCTTGGCGATGACAAGGGTAGTGACCGCGCCGATGCGATGAGCTTTAGAGGTCAGAATCTCGAAACGTTCTCGTTCCAGGGCCGAAAGGCAAATGGTTACTCTGTGCGTTGCATCCAGAACTGGGAAGCGGCTTGCAAGGACCGTCTGGGTAGCGTGATGGACAATTCTGGAAAGACCTACAGAACGCTCAAGGTGGGCGACCAGACTTGGATGGCTGAAGACGTGATTCTGGACCGTCTGGACGAAATGGAAGCGAGAAACCTTAACCGTGGATGCCCGCGTGGCTGGCATGTGCCGGAACAGGCTGAATACGAACAGCTTTTCTCGAAGGCTTCTGAATTTGACATCCATGCCAACGACAAGCGTGCAAGAAAAAATCGTGATGCTAAGGAAAATCCGTGCAGCTTGAATTTCGACTTCAAGCGCGGCTACTGGACGTCTTCGAAGAACGGCAATGAAATGACTTATGTGGACTGGAAGTACAATGCTATCCGCGAAAAGGGTACTCCGTACTTCAAACATGGCGATGCTTATACGAACAAGCTCCGCTGTGTGAAGGATGGCTCGTCTTACGGTGCTCCGAAGCCGCAGGTAACGACTTCTCAGGCTGGTGCAAAGCCTACAGCTCAGGCAAATCCGGCGAAGAACGCTGCCAACAAGACTGTCCTTGAAAAGTTCATTTTGCAGGGCGTGACGTTTGGTGTTGGACAGTCCAGATTCACTCGTGAATCTACGGATGGCTTGAATAGACTTGCAAGTCACTTAGGAAACTATCACGGCAAGACGATTGAAATTGTCTCCCATACGGACAACTTGGATCGCCCGGAAAGAAGCCGTGTGCTTGCTCTCAAGCGTGCCGAAGAAGTGAAGAGCTATTTGGTGACGGCAGGTCTTTCGAAACAGGATATCATTGCGACGGGCAAGGGCGGCGATGAACCTCTTGTTCCGAATACAACTCCGGATAACCGCATGAAGAACAACCGCATTGAAATCTTTGTGTACTCCTATGATGCTCCGGCACAGGCTGCTCAGCCGCAACAGAAGAAGGCTCAGCCTGCTCCTGAAGCTGCTCCGAAGAAGTGCAAGGAACGTGACATGGCGAACAATAAGCTTGGCGAATGCTATTCTTACCAGGAAGGTTCTAAGGACCACAGAAGGTGCATGGCGGCATACAAGAACTTGCTGAACCTTGCTAATTCTAAGTGCAAATAA